The following are encoded in a window of Telmatobacter sp. DSM 110680 genomic DNA:
- a CDS encoding carboxypeptidase-like regulatory domain-containing protein, producing MNATLKLFRYAFIFVIVAIAAQAQVVGGSIGGVVHDPSGATLSGATVTVRQSETGATRTLTTDQDGRFFAPSVPVGSYSVTVNQEGFAQQRQTGISLAIGQSLQLNFVLGIAAVQQAVEVDASDPGVNTTTQQTAGLVDERQVKELPLNGRSYDELLTLNPATVNYTNERSGGIGSSNSSVGNMFSVSGRRPQDNLFLLNGIEYTGASLINVTPGGTSGELLGVDAVREFNVSTDTYGATYGKRNGAQVSIVTTSGTNHLRGTAFEFIRNSALDARNYFDQGTIPAFQRNQFGGSLGGPIRANKLFLFGNYEGFRQNWGLSAVTLVPDNQARNGYLPDSSGQEHYVGVDAAVAPLLALWPVQNGPELGGGIAEAFSHPKQHIREDFGTTRFDANLSGKDLLFAVYTVDDSTANTPAQNPLSLVNESLREQVASVQEQHVFSPAFLNTARFGYSRASYFFTGYSPVSLPGWATGEPIGAIVISGSTASNGASAISQAGLNVGSNNKAARNLYTLDDHVYWTKGRNQVEAGLWLQRIQSNDLLAQSQYGQASFSTLQTFLQGTVKTFTVVPSPTELGWRMLAGAAFVEDTVKVTPRLEVRAGFRFESTNGWNEAQGRAANYAIVGGVLQTDPLVGSSALTTNRAKFLPEPRVGFAWDVRGNGKTAVRGGFGLYHGLLDTLDYRLDQTAPFNTAESISNIAVSKLQITPGTPPPAGTKVSPSNVQPDIATPAVLTWSLRVEQQIAPRTSLTVGYVGSHSYHQILSEDMNEPVPTYETDGTVFYPAGSKNSNPALANSTSWVSHGVGLYNSLIVDVRRSFGSGFQFRGNYTYSKNLDDGSAWNTSVSGNTPAFVEFPLNPKLDWGPAATDVRNAASLNGSYELPFGTKRRYLNHAPAVVNFIASGWTASAILSVQSGFPFTPQLGYNPTGNGDTRNPVRPNWNPNFKGNLYPKSPSQYFNPAAFLQPATGTYGNVSRDSLLGPGLSEFDFSATRNAHLTERLGLQFRAEFFNILNRTNLSTPNEVVYTSATSAISPTAGLVTATSTTSRQIQFGAKLQF from the coding sequence GTGAACGCTACACTCAAGCTTTTTCGATACGCATTTATCTTTGTCATCGTTGCAATCGCTGCGCAGGCCCAAGTGGTTGGCGGCAGCATCGGAGGCGTGGTCCATGACCCCTCCGGCGCAACGCTTTCAGGTGCGACCGTGACCGTCCGTCAAAGCGAAACCGGTGCCACGCGAACGCTTACAACAGATCAGGACGGCCGCTTCTTCGCTCCGTCGGTGCCCGTCGGTTCCTACTCCGTAACCGTGAACCAAGAAGGGTTCGCGCAACAACGACAGACCGGAATCTCGCTCGCCATAGGACAAAGCCTGCAACTGAACTTTGTACTCGGTATAGCCGCTGTGCAACAGGCTGTTGAAGTGGATGCTTCTGATCCGGGCGTAAATACAACCACCCAGCAAACTGCCGGCCTTGTGGATGAGCGACAGGTAAAGGAACTCCCGCTCAATGGTCGCAGCTACGACGAACTGCTGACGCTGAATCCGGCGACCGTGAACTACACCAACGAGCGCTCGGGCGGCATCGGCTCTTCAAATTCCTCGGTGGGAAATATGTTTTCAGTGAGCGGCAGAAGGCCGCAAGACAATCTGTTTCTACTCAATGGAATTGAGTACACCGGGGCATCTCTGATCAACGTTACCCCCGGCGGGACGAGTGGAGAGCTACTCGGCGTCGATGCCGTACGCGAGTTCAACGTTTCGACAGATACCTACGGGGCAACGTACGGCAAACGCAACGGAGCGCAGGTCAGTATCGTCACAACCAGTGGAACAAATCATCTCCGCGGCACCGCATTCGAGTTCATTCGCAACAGCGCGCTCGATGCGCGGAACTACTTCGACCAGGGAACAATTCCGGCATTTCAACGCAATCAGTTTGGCGGGTCGCTGGGCGGTCCGATTCGCGCCAATAAGCTGTTCCTTTTCGGCAACTACGAGGGCTTCCGGCAAAACTGGGGATTGAGCGCAGTAACGCTGGTGCCAGACAACCAGGCGCGCAACGGCTACCTGCCAGACTCATCGGGCCAGGAACACTACGTGGGTGTGGATGCAGCAGTAGCGCCGCTGCTCGCGTTGTGGCCCGTGCAGAATGGGCCGGAGTTGGGCGGCGGAATTGCCGAAGCATTCTCGCATCCGAAGCAACATATTCGCGAAGATTTCGGAACTACTCGATTCGACGCCAACCTGAGCGGCAAAGACCTTTTGTTTGCGGTGTACACCGTCGACGACAGCACAGCAAACACGCCGGCACAAAATCCTCTGAGCCTGGTCAACGAGAGCCTGCGCGAACAGGTAGCCAGCGTGCAGGAACAGCACGTCTTCTCGCCCGCCTTCCTGAACACGGCACGTTTTGGATATTCGCGGGCAAGCTATTTCTTCACGGGATACTCACCAGTCTCGCTGCCGGGTTGGGCTACCGGTGAGCCGATCGGCGCTATTGTGATCAGCGGTAGCACGGCCTCGAATGGTGCATCGGCAATTTCGCAAGCCGGGCTGAACGTTGGCAGCAACAACAAGGCTGCGCGCAATCTGTATACCCTCGACGATCACGTCTACTGGACCAAGGGGCGGAATCAGGTCGAGGCTGGATTATGGCTGCAGCGAATTCAGTCGAACGATCTGCTCGCGCAGAGTCAGTACGGGCAGGCATCGTTCAGCACCTTGCAGACATTCCTGCAAGGCACGGTGAAGACTTTCACCGTAGTTCCCTCTCCGACGGAACTCGGATGGCGCATGCTGGCGGGTGCGGCGTTCGTTGAAGATACGGTGAAGGTGACACCGCGGCTCGAAGTGCGCGCCGGCTTTAGGTTCGAATCAACAAATGGATGGAATGAAGCCCAGGGTCGCGCTGCAAATTACGCGATCGTTGGCGGAGTGCTGCAAACAGATCCGCTGGTTGGCTCATCTGCACTGACAACGAATCGGGCAAAGTTTCTGCCAGAACCGCGCGTCGGCTTTGCATGGGATGTTCGCGGCAACGGCAAAACCGCGGTTCGCGGCGGATTCGGCCTTTATCACGGGCTGCTCGACACACTCGATTACAGACTTGATCAAACCGCGCCCTTCAATACAGCAGAGTCCATTTCAAACATCGCCGTTTCGAAGTTACAGATCACGCCGGGAACACCTCCACCTGCAGGAACCAAGGTCTCGCCAAGTAACGTGCAGCCCGACATCGCCACGCCCGCAGTCCTCACATGGAGCTTGCGCGTGGAGCAGCAGATCGCGCCGCGCACCTCTCTCACCGTGGGCTATGTAGGATCGCACAGCTACCACCAGATCCTCTCTGAAGACATGAACGAACCGGTGCCCACCTATGAGACCGATGGCACAGTCTTTTATCCAGCAGGATCAAAGAACTCAAATCCGGCGCTGGCAAATTCAACATCCTGGGTGTCGCATGGCGTTGGTTTGTACAACTCGCTGATCGTGGATGTGCGGCGCTCGTTCGGAAGCGGATTTCAGTTTCGCGGCAACTACACGTACTCCAAAAATCTTGATGACGGATCGGCTTGGAATACCAGTGTCAGCGGAAACACTCCCGCATTTGTTGAGTTCCCTCTAAATCCAAAATTGGATTGGGGGCCAGCAGCCACTGACGTTCGCAATGCCGCCTCGCTCAACGGCAGCTACGAATTGCCCTTCGGAACAAAGCGGCGCTATCTGAATCACGCACCAGCGGTAGTCAACTTCATCGCCAGTGGATGGACAGCAAGTGCCATCCTGTCAGTCCAGAGCGGTTTCCCGTTCACGCCGCAACTTGGATATAACCCCACTGGCAACGGCGACACCCGCAACCCAGTGCGCCCAAACTGGAACCCGAACTTCAAAGGAAACCTCTACCCGAAGTCACCATCGCAGTACTTCAACCCAGCCGCGTTCCTGCAGCCTGCCACCGGAACTTACGGAAACGTCTCGCGCGATTCACTCTTAGGACCTGGCTTGTCGGAGTTTGATTTTTCAGCAACACGAAATGCACACCTGACAGAACGTCTCGGCCTTCAATTCCGCGCGGAGTTCTTCAACATCCTCAACCGCACAAATCTGTCGACGCCGAATGAGGTCGTATACACATCAGCCACTTCGGCAATTTCGCCGACCGCCGGGTTGGTTACAGCAACTTCGACAACATCGAGGCAGATCCAGTTCGGCGCGAAGCTGCAGTTCTAG
- a CDS encoding DUF885 domain-containing protein: MQIRFLAAFILGASTLATQNADPGQKSNAEFAKLSEQFVHETLALSPASASQAGYHKHVDPKTGKTIALDSQLDDVSPDGIANQRSVYAKWRERFHNETPVASLGAEDAADWHLIDDQIGQSLLEFDHIQNYRHNPTEYVELIGASLFQPLTDDYATEDIRLSDVVSRVQATPRFLDQAKSELLDADPIFIKVAIEENEGNVDLIQETIAAAVSKHPELKQRFDQAAPPAIKALKDFSQWMQNDLAKRKTDRTWRLGKEWYAEKFRLVMETDITPEQVFNEAQSAFDKTRAEMLELAMPLHKQYYPDHDDHATLGQKERENKIISEVLQKIADDHPKRDDLMQTAKDDLVGIRQFIIDKKIVSLKSRDNLKVIATPEFERGIYSVGGFHSAPPLDPNAEAEFWITPIDPKTPEASAESRLREYNNWVLKWLCIHEALPGHYVQAEHANEIQPETRRLVRGLYGNGAYVEGWAEYIAQVMMQQGFANSDPRYRLSYLKVWLRAIGNSILDIRMQTMGMTDDQAMHFMMDEAFQTRAEADGKLQRAKLSSTQLPTYFVGTTEWWRLRKAYEAAKGKDFNLTDFNDRALDEGALPVPWLKDVLLPTR, encoded by the coding sequence ATGCAGATAAGATTCTTGGCAGCGTTTATTCTGGGCGCGAGTACGCTTGCGACGCAGAATGCAGATCCAGGTCAGAAATCAAATGCGGAGTTTGCGAAGCTCAGCGAGCAGTTCGTTCATGAGACGCTGGCGCTTTCGCCAGCCAGTGCGTCGCAGGCCGGCTACCACAAGCATGTCGATCCAAAAACCGGAAAGACGATTGCACTCGATTCCCAGTTAGACGACGTGAGCCCCGATGGCATCGCAAACCAGCGAAGCGTGTACGCAAAATGGCGCGAGCGCTTCCACAACGAAACTCCAGTAGCTTCTTTGGGTGCGGAGGATGCAGCCGACTGGCATCTCATCGACGATCAGATCGGGCAGAGCCTGTTGGAGTTCGACCATATCCAGAACTACAGGCACAACCCGACAGAGTACGTGGAACTGATCGGCGCATCGCTCTTCCAGCCCCTCACCGATGACTACGCAACCGAGGACATACGTTTGAGCGATGTTGTCTCGCGTGTTCAGGCCACGCCGCGCTTTCTGGATCAGGCAAAAAGCGAACTACTCGATGCCGACCCCATCTTCATCAAGGTCGCCATTGAGGAGAACGAAGGCAACGTCGACCTGATCCAGGAGACGATCGCCGCAGCAGTCTCCAAACATCCCGAGTTGAAACAACGATTCGACCAGGCTGCGCCGCCAGCGATAAAGGCTCTGAAAGATTTTTCACAATGGATGCAGAACGACCTAGCGAAACGGAAAACCGATCGCACGTGGCGGCTGGGCAAAGAATGGTATGCAGAAAAATTCCGGCTGGTTATGGAAACGGACATCACGCCGGAGCAGGTCTTTAACGAGGCCCAATCCGCGTTCGATAAAACCCGCGCAGAGATGCTGGAACTAGCCATGCCGCTGCACAAGCAGTACTACCCCGACCACGACGATCATGCGACCCTGGGTCAAAAAGAACGCGAAAACAAGATTATCAGCGAGGTCCTCCAAAAGATTGCAGACGATCATCCCAAGCGTGACGACCTGATGCAGACTGCGAAGGACGATCTAGTTGGTATTCGGCAGTTCATCATCGACAAGAAAATCGTGTCCCTGAAGTCACGCGACAATCTGAAGGTTATCGCCACACCTGAATTTGAGCGCGGGATTTATTCCGTAGGAGGATTTCATTCTGCGCCGCCGCTCGATCCAAATGCCGAAGCTGAGTTCTGGATAACGCCAATCGATCCCAAAACACCCGAAGCCAGCGCTGAATCTAGGTTGCGCGAGTACAACAACTGGGTGCTGAAATGGCTCTGCATTCACGAAGCGTTGCCCGGACATTACGTGCAAGCAGAACACGCCAACGAGATCCAACCTGAAACACGACGGTTGGTTCGTGGCTTGTATGGCAACGGCGCGTACGTCGAAGGTTGGGCCGAGTATATCGCCCAGGTGATGATGCAGCAGGGATTCGCAAACAGCGATCCGCGCTATCGCCTGAGCTACTTGAAAGTGTGGCTACGCGCCATCGGAAACAGCATTCTCGACATTCGCATGCAGACCATGGGAATGACCGATGACCAGGCGATGCACTTCATGATGGATGAGGCCTTCCAGACCCGCGCTGAGGCGGACGGTAAGCTGCAGAGGGCCAAGCTTAGCTCCACTCAACTGCCAACATACTTCGTAGGCACGACCGAGTGGTGGCGTTTGCGCAAAGCGTACGAAGCGGCGAAAGGCAAAGACTTTAACCTCACTGACTTCAATGATCGCGCGCTGGATGAAGGTGCGTTACCTGTTCCGTGGCTGAAAGACGTTCTGCTCCCGACACGATAA
- a CDS encoding DPP IV N-terminal domain-containing protein, giving the protein MTAMKLVKSIVSPFAGLALVCITALAQQPRQYTDDDYARAEKFMAYNVNPLAWKGQVNAQWLDDDRFWYREAEDSGINYILVDAATGTRKPLVDQQKLATALKAVMKGGTGIDARHLQLTDISLSDSDHTLAFTARGGKYQCSVGAGSDACKLIAAESPAPGEAPNPPLTLSPNRKLGAFIRDWNLWVRDMATGAETQLTTDGVKDFGYATDNAGWKQSDSAILLWSPDSKKIATFQQDQRKDGEMYLVPVTNSHPQLKAWKYPLVGDKDVTMIERVIIDVDARKVIRLKMPPDQHRSTLCDDIACDGNTFADLEWSPDEKHLGFVSTSRDHKQEWVREADAETGEVREVMTETVPKFYESGNGKINWHYLPNSNAILWFSERDNWGNLYLYDLATGKLKNQITHGPGNVTEVLNVDEKARVVYFVGVGIEKDRDPYFEHFYRVNFDGTGLKLLTPENADHRIKVSHDGRYFTDSYSTPTKPQVTVVRDDNGKTVMELAKQDITKLMAAGWMPLTPITVKGRDEKTDLYGFMFKPTNFDASKKYPIINYVYPGPQIGSCGGRDFRAAHGDMQALAELGFVVVCIDGMGTPFRSKSFHEAYYADLGDNTIPDQIAGMKDLAKQYPFIDLDRVGIWGHSGGGNATGAAMLHYPDFFKVGIAESGNHDQRDYEDDWAEKWAGIEVKNADGTSNYDSQANQNFAKNLKGHLMLAHGTMDDNVPPNNTLLLVDALIKANKDFDLVLIPNVPHGYGPASQYMMRRRWDYFVRYLAGATPPNEYKMKPYPAAISVIRGGPDPDDYSF; this is encoded by the coding sequence ATGACTGCTATGAAACTTGTGAAGTCGATCGTGAGCCCGTTTGCGGGCCTTGCCTTGGTTTGTATCACCGCGCTAGCTCAGCAGCCGCGTCAGTACACCGACGACGACTATGCGAGGGCCGAAAAGTTCATGGCATATAACGTGAACCCTCTCGCTTGGAAAGGCCAGGTAAATGCCCAGTGGCTCGACGACGACCGCTTCTGGTATCGCGAGGCGGAAGACAGCGGGATTAACTACATTCTCGTCGATGCCGCGACCGGTACCCGCAAACCCCTGGTCGATCAGCAAAAGCTGGCAACTGCTCTGAAGGCGGTGATGAAGGGCGGGACAGGAATAGATGCCCGCCACCTGCAACTCACCGACATTTCGCTCAGCGATAGCGATCACACGCTGGCTTTCACCGCGCGTGGCGGAAAGTATCAATGCAGCGTGGGAGCAGGATCGGATGCGTGCAAGCTGATTGCGGCGGAATCACCCGCCCCAGGCGAAGCGCCGAACCCGCCACTGACGCTCTCGCCGAACCGCAAGCTTGGCGCGTTTATTCGCGACTGGAATTTGTGGGTTCGTGACATGGCGACTGGCGCTGAGACTCAACTCACGACCGATGGCGTGAAGGACTTTGGTTACGCCACCGACAACGCGGGATGGAAGCAGTCCGATTCCGCAATCCTGTTGTGGTCCCCCGACTCGAAAAAAATCGCGACGTTCCAGCAGGATCAGCGCAAAGACGGCGAAATGTATTTGGTCCCGGTGACTAATTCGCATCCCCAGCTCAAGGCGTGGAAGTATCCGCTGGTGGGTGACAAGGATGTGACCATGATCGAGCGCGTAATCATCGACGTGGACGCGCGCAAGGTGATCCGGTTGAAAATGCCGCCAGATCAACACCGGTCAACCTTGTGCGACGACATCGCCTGCGACGGAAACACGTTTGCCGATTTGGAATGGAGCCCGGACGAAAAACACCTCGGGTTCGTTTCGACCTCGCGCGATCACAAGCAGGAATGGGTGCGCGAGGCCGATGCTGAAACCGGCGAAGTCCGCGAAGTGATGACGGAGACCGTCCCCAAGTTCTACGAGAGCGGCAACGGCAAAATCAACTGGCACTACCTTCCGAATTCCAACGCGATACTGTGGTTCAGCGAGCGCGACAACTGGGGAAACCTGTATTTGTACGATCTCGCGACCGGAAAGCTGAAAAATCAGATCACGCATGGCCCCGGAAACGTCACAGAGGTTCTGAATGTAGACGAGAAGGCGCGCGTCGTTTACTTCGTTGGCGTGGGCATTGAAAAGGATCGCGATCCATACTTTGAGCATTTCTATCGCGTAAATTTTGACGGCACTGGGCTGAAGCTGCTGACACCGGAGAATGCGGATCATCGCATCAAGGTTTCGCACGATGGGCGCTACTTTACCGATAGCTATTCAACGCCCACCAAGCCGCAGGTAACAGTAGTTCGCGATGACAACGGGAAGACCGTGATGGAGCTGGCGAAGCAGGATATTACGAAGCTGATGGCCGCTGGCTGGATGCCTCTTACGCCAATCACGGTGAAGGGCCGCGATGAGAAGACCGACCTGTACGGCTTCATGTTCAAGCCCACAAACTTTGATGCTTCGAAAAAATATCCCATCATCAACTACGTCTATCCGGGACCGCAGATCGGATCGTGCGGCGGCCGCGACTTCCGCGCGGCCCACGGGGACATGCAGGCATTAGCTGAGTTGGGCTTCGTGGTGGTTTGCATCGACGGTATGGGCACGCCGTTCCGCTCCAAATCATTTCACGAGGCCTATTACGCCGACCTCGGCGACAACACCATTCCCGACCAGATCGCGGGCATGAAGGATCTGGCAAAACAGTATCCGTTCATTGATCTCGATCGCGTCGGAATCTGGGGACACTCCGGCGGAGGCAATGCAACCGGCGCCGCGATGCTGCACTATCCTGACTTCTTCAAGGTAGGGATTGCTGAAAGCGGCAACCACGACCAGCGCGACTACGAAGACGACTGGGCTGAGAAGTGGGCCGGTATCGAAGTCAAAAATGCCGACGGCACCAGCAACTACGATTCGCAGGCCAATCAAAATTTCGCAAAGAATCTCAAAGGCCACTTGATGCTGGCCCATGGAACGATGGACGACAACGTTCCGCCCAACAATACGCTCCTCCTTGTTGACGCACTGATCAAGGCAAACAAGGATTTCGATCTGGTGCTGATTCCGAATGTGCCCCACGGCTACGGCCCGGCTTCGCAGTACATGATGCGGCGGCGGTGGGATTATTTTGTCCGTTACCTTGCAGGCGCCACTCCTCCGAATGAGTACAAGATGAAACCTTATCCGGCGGCCATCAGTGTTATTCGTGGCGGTCCCGACCCCGACGACTACTCTTTCTAA
- a CDS encoding alkaline phosphatase family protein: protein MRSLIPAVSVLYALLSVGAVAQDRDSDWEKSQIKHVLLISIDGMHAVDYKNCTEGIAGVNGGKPYCPNLAALGTTGVNYVAANTSKPSDSFPGLMNIVSGATPRLMGVYYDVAYDRSLDGPAVTTGNGNPAAPCMAGKAPTGYTTEYEEGLDIDQTKVNGGAPGASLTDGGIASLDPTKMDRDPAKGCAPVYPWQFVRTNTIYGVIHKAGGYTAWSDKHPAYSSVAGRDGVGVLDDYYSPEINSNVIGLPGVMTPSGISCSSIPDASADLTAWTNSFQNIQCYDTLKVNAILNEIDGKTHSGKHAKTPTIFGMNFQAVSVGQKLIESGPGKGGYLDAAGTPTGNLLSEIEFVDDAIGQMTMRLKDRGLYESTLVIITSKHGQSPIDPNAYDAVPGKTSNGLSPATLISNQLHAAMPPSEDPNASGIGSTEDDVSLLWLTNPSYTDAAVSLLEANRAATGIGQIYYGPSVALNYDTPGWAPNGDPRTPDIIVTPNVGVTYTGSNKKLMEHGGFSHDDTNVMLLVSNPALVPHTVYSEVGTLQVAPSILKALGLDPSKLDGVRLEGTGVLPDLNLNFNER from the coding sequence ATGCGTTCGCTTATCCCCGCTGTTTCAGTTCTTTATGCTTTGCTTTCAGTTGGTGCCGTCGCTCAAGACCGCGACAGCGACTGGGAGAAGAGCCAGATCAAACATGTATTACTTATCAGCATTGATGGAATGCACGCCGTCGACTACAAAAACTGTACTGAAGGGATTGCAGGAGTTAATGGCGGCAAACCCTACTGTCCTAATCTCGCGGCTCTCGGCACAACCGGAGTCAACTATGTTGCGGCAAATACCTCGAAGCCGTCCGATTCGTTTCCGGGACTGATGAATATCGTTTCCGGCGCCACGCCGCGCTTGATGGGCGTTTACTATGACGTCGCCTATGACCGCTCGCTCGATGGACCTGCGGTAACGACAGGTAACGGCAATCCTGCAGCTCCATGCATGGCGGGCAAGGCGCCCACCGGCTACACCACCGAGTACGAAGAGGGCCTCGATATCGATCAGACGAAGGTCAATGGCGGAGCACCCGGGGCCAGCCTTACGGATGGCGGTATTGCATCGCTCGATCCCACCAAGATGGATCGCGATCCGGCCAAGGGGTGCGCTCCTGTCTATCCGTGGCAATTTGTGCGCACCAACACCATTTACGGCGTCATTCACAAGGCTGGAGGCTATACCGCCTGGTCTGACAAGCATCCCGCTTACTCATCTGTGGCTGGGCGCGACGGGGTCGGCGTTCTCGACGACTACTATTCGCCTGAGATCAACTCCAATGTGATCGGACTGCCCGGCGTAATGACCCCTTCGGGAATCTCCTGCTCCAGTATTCCCGATGCTTCCGCAGACCTTACGGCCTGGACCAACAGCTTCCAGAATATTCAGTGCTATGACACGCTTAAAGTGAACGCGATTCTGAACGAGATCGACGGTAAGACGCACAGCGGGAAACATGCGAAGACACCGACGATCTTCGGTATGAACTTCCAAGCCGTGAGCGTGGGGCAAAAGCTCATTGAGAGCGGACCAGGCAAGGGAGGTTATCTGGATGCAGCAGGAACTCCAACCGGAAACCTGCTCAGCGAAATTGAGTTTGTTGACGATGCTATCGGCCAGATGACGATGAGGCTCAAGGATCGTGGCCTCTATGAGTCGACGTTGGTGATCATTACCTCCAAGCACGGCCAATCACCCATCGACCCGAATGCCTACGACGCCGTTCCGGGAAAGACCAGCAACGGTCTCTCACCGGCGACGCTCATCTCGAATCAATTGCACGCCGCCATGCCGCCCTCAGAAGATCCGAATGCCAGCGGTATCGGATCCACCGAGGATGACGTTTCGCTGCTGTGGCTTACCAATCCTTCGTATACCGACGCAGCGGTATCGTTGCTGGAAGCGAATCGCGCGGCTACCGGCATTGGCCAGATCTACTACGGGCCTTCGGTCGCACTCAACTACGACACGCCGGGATGGGCTCCAAACGGCGATCCGCGCACGCCTGACATCATCGTCACTCCGAATGTCGGTGTCACTTATACCGGGAGCAACAAGAAGCTGATGGAACATGGCGGCTTCTCACACGACGATACGAATGTGATGTTGCTGGTTTCCAATCCCGCGCTTGTTCCGCACACTGTCTACTCCGAAGTGGGGACACTGCAGGTTGCGCCATCGATTCTGAAAGCTCTTGGGCTTGATCCCTCGAAACTGGACGGCGTGCGCCTAGAGGGTACGGGTGTACTGCCGGACCTAAACCTCAACTTCAACGAACGATAA
- a CDS encoding AsmA family protein, protein MLKQWVLVVAAVVFLLLFVISLVPFFVNAESFRPTIESQLSSALGRQVTVGSLTFSIMAGSLDAEDISIADDPNYSAVPFIQAKKLNVGVEIFPIVFSHSMHITKLNIDTPSIQLIQNANGKWNFSSLGGSNQAATTQQHGSMTDLVVEELKITNGSAMVSSIPQTDRPFEYTEVNITVKDFSFQKSFPFELLAKLPGDGTLKLSGDAGPISQTDASKSPFQATLQLKNFDPVASGVIDKSKGIKMQNDVDAQLKSDGTTVSSTGKIKASQLQLVPRGSPSQDPVDIDYNISDNLETRKGTLADVAVHAGSAAVHATGSFQFTPQAIMLDVHLAAPNLPIDQLERLLPVVGIHLPAGSSLQGGTITANINVTGPATTATLAGPVEIDNTKLAGFDLGSKIQGLNPFGGTSGGTEIQVLKANVNSSPDGARITDIYGNLPQIGSATGEGTVSPTSSINFNLTATLNSSNAVGAVANTAVNAVGGLVGSFLHPGAKPKPASSHGIPLTITGTATNPTIKANIGAMLR, encoded by the coding sequence ATGCTAAAGCAGTGGGTGCTGGTCGTCGCTGCCGTCGTCTTCCTCCTCCTGTTTGTCATTTCTCTCGTTCCATTCTTTGTGAACGCCGAATCCTTCAGGCCGACAATCGAAAGCCAGCTATCGAGCGCGCTTGGCCGCCAGGTGACTGTCGGAAGCCTCACCTTCTCGATCATGGCCGGAAGTCTTGACGCTGAAGATATATCCATCGCCGATGACCCAAATTACAGTGCTGTCCCCTTTATTCAGGCTAAGAAGCTGAATGTCGGCGTTGAAATCTTCCCCATCGTTTTCAGTCACAGCATGCACATTACGAAACTGAATATCGATACGCCCTCTATCCAACTCATTCAAAATGCAAACGGGAAATGGAATTTCTCGAGCCTCGGCGGTTCAAATCAGGCAGCTACAACCCAGCAACACGGGTCCATGACCGATCTCGTTGTCGAAGAGTTGAAGATCACCAACGGGAGCGCAATGGTATCGTCGATTCCCCAGACCGACAGACCGTTCGAATACACCGAAGTGAACATTACGGTAAAGGACTTTTCGTTTCAGAAGTCATTCCCCTTCGAATTGCTGGCAAAACTTCCCGGTGACGGGACTTTGAAGCTGAGCGGGGATGCCGGTCCGATTTCGCAGACGGACGCATCAAAGTCACCGTTCCAGGCGACCCTGCAACTCAAGAATTTTGACCCCGTCGCATCCGGCGTGATCGACAAGAGCAAGGGAATCAAGATGCAGAACGATGTGGACGCCCAGCTCAAATCGGATGGAACAACGGTATCGAGCACCGGAAAGATCAAAGCTTCGCAGTTGCAACTAGTACCCAGGGGTTCACCTTCTCAAGACCCCGTAGACATCGATTACAACATCTCTGACAACTTGGAGACGCGCAAGGGCACGCTGGCCGATGTTGCAGTTCATGCCGGATCGGCTGCGGTTCACGCAACCGGCAGCTTCCAGTTCACCCCGCAAGCCATCATGCTTGACGTGCATCTCGCTGCGCCGAATTTGCCCATCGATCAACTTGAGCGGCTGCTCCCTGTTGTTGGTATTCATCTTCCCGCCGGGTCTTCCCTGCAGGGGGGAACCATCACAGCGAATATCAATGTCACCGGTCCGGCAACCACGGCGACCCTCGCTGGTCCGGTCGAGATCGACAACACCAAGCTCGCAGGATTTGATCTCGGATCCAAAATCCAGGGCTTGAATCCTTTCGGGGGCACGTCCGGTGGAACAGAAATTCAAGTGCTCAAGGCGAATGTGAATTCTTCACCGGATGGTGCGCGGATTACGGACATCTACGGCAATCTGCCCCAGATCGGTTCGGCTACGGGCGAGGGTACGGTCTCACCCACGAGTTCCATCAACTTCAACCTGACCGCAACCCTCAATTCCTCAAATGCAGTGGGCGCGGTAGCGAATACGGCGGTAAACGCCGTTGGCGGTTTGGTCGGCAGTTTCCTGCATCCAGGAGCAAAGCCTAAGCCGGCTTCGAGTCACGGCATCCCGCTGACGATCACAGGCACCGCGACAAATCCCACCATCAAGGCAAACATCGGGGCGATGCTGCGCTAG